In Mangrovivirga cuniculi, the following proteins share a genomic window:
- a CDS encoding DoxX family protein produces MKNLVRVSHWLAYGYLIYAFGYASLFKVFQKQSMMENMSNFGFGKIWTLSIGYGELLGVIGLVVGFWIHQVKNLSTLWLLPFAIGALITHFAHNDYEYFYTALYCCIAGMALLLTDKNFKVTV; encoded by the coding sequence ATGAAAAATTTAGTGCGAGTTTCACATTGGTTAGCATATGGATATTTAATCTATGCCTTTGGTTATGCAAGTCTTTTTAAAGTATTTCAAAAACAAAGTATGATGGAAAACATGAGCAATTTTGGCTTTGGAAAAATATGGACATTATCTATTGGTTATGGCGAATTGTTGGGCGTAATTGGTTTGGTTGTTGGGTTTTGGATACATCAAGTTAAAAACCTATCCACTTTATGGTTATTGCCATTTGCAATTGGTGCATTGATAACTCATTTTGCACATAATGACTATGAATACTTTTACACAGCTTTATATTGTTGTATTGCTGGTATGGCTCTACTTCTTACAGATAAAAATTTCAAAGTTACAGTATAG